The proteins below are encoded in one region of Casimicrobium huifangae:
- a CDS encoding MFS transporter: MTSSAHSLTPSPARERQILLVITLMSFTNVVDFMVMMPLSPHLMREFGIDTTQFGLLVSAYAFAASAASLLMASIADRFDRKHALLVVYAGLIVGTLGCALAPNYAALLAARTVAGLFGGVQGSIAFSIVGDLVPDERRGRAMGLVMLSMSLSAVLGVPLSIYVAAHGGWHVPFFALAATCALLFVVALRLIPNMRGHMRAASHAGLWTGLWRGYAELLRVRNHWWAFATSALLTLSGMIVIPYIAPSRITNEGMSEVQLAYFYLVGGAVTLFSRPLFGRMSDRYPRAIVYYWLVLLSIAPMLLITHTLGVNLFWQLVVAALFFIFVSGRFIPSMALVTAASTPQLRGRVMSFNSAVQNLFTGLAAVIGGAMLSHTAGGSLAGFEAVGLLSCLFALASLWTAFKIRTVS, from the coding sequence ATGACCAGCAGCGCGCACAGCCTGACGCCGTCGCCCGCGCGCGAGCGGCAAATCCTGCTGGTGATCACGCTGATGAGCTTCACCAATGTGGTGGACTTCATGGTCATGATGCCGCTGTCGCCGCATCTGATGCGCGAATTCGGCATCGACACCACGCAGTTTGGCCTGCTGGTATCGGCCTACGCGTTCGCGGCGTCGGCAGCGTCACTGCTGATGGCGTCAATCGCTGACCGCTTTGACCGCAAGCACGCGCTGCTGGTGGTCTACGCCGGCCTGATTGTCGGCACGCTGGGCTGCGCGCTGGCGCCCAACTACGCGGCTCTGCTGGCGGCGCGCACTGTGGCCGGGCTGTTTGGCGGCGTGCAGGGTTCGATCGCGTTTTCCATCGTCGGCGATCTGGTGCCCGACGAGCGTCGTGGCCGGGCGATGGGGCTGGTGATGCTGTCGATGTCGCTCTCCGCCGTGCTCGGCGTGCCGCTGTCGATCTACGTGGCCGCGCATGGCGGCTGGCATGTGCCGTTCTTCGCGCTGGCGGCGACCTGCGCGCTGCTGTTCGTCGTCGCGCTCCGTCTGATCCCGAACATGCGCGGCCACATGCGTGCGGCCAGCCATGCCGGTCTCTGGACCGGCTTGTGGCGCGGCTATGCCGAACTGCTTCGAGTACGGAACCACTGGTGGGCGTTTGCCACGTCGGCCCTGTTAACGCTGTCGGGCATGATCGTGATCCCTTACATCGCGCCGTCGCGCATCACCAACGAGGGCATGAGCGAGGTGCAGCTTGCGTATTTCTATCTGGTCGGCGGCGCCGTGACGTTGTTCAGCCGGCCGCTGTTCGGCCGCATGTCTGACCGCTATCCGCGCGCCATCGTCTACTACTGGCTGGTGCTGCTGTCGATCGCGCCGATGCTGCTGATTACCCACACGCTCGGCGTCAACCTGTTCTGGCAACTGGTCGTTGCCGCTTTGTTCTTCATCTTCGTCAGCGGCCGTTTCATCCCGTCGATGGCGCTGGTGACGGCTGCGTCCACGCCGCAGTTGCGCGGCCGCGTGATGTCGTTCAATTCTGCCGTGCAAAACCTGTTCACCGGGCTCGCTGCGGTGATTGGCGGCGCGATGTTGAGCCATACCGCCGGTGGCAGTCTCGCCGGATTCGAAGCGGTTGGACTGCTGTCCTGCCTGTTCGCGCTGGCGTCGCTGTGGACAGCATTCAAGATCCGCACCGTGTCATGA
- a CDS encoding efflux RND transporter periplasmic adaptor subunit has translation MAQADLAKLSLNKGATPAATLAARRRRKWIKWGFGAGVVALVVALLALRSANAPAEVELGTVTTAFPTQAYTLLNATGRVVAARKAAVSTKATGRLEFLGVQEGSVVKAGQVLARLEALDVSANRDQARAGVAAAKANLEQGKAELVDAEANYRRTDDLFRKNFVSAAQLDTARARLDRAKASMVSLDAAIGVADAQTRAATVSVEQTLIRAPFDGVVLTKNANVGDIITPFSSAADSKGAVVTMADMSTLEVEVDVTEASIGKVVVGGPCEITLDALPEVRLLGEVSRIVPTVDRAKATVLVKVAFVERDPRTLPDMSAKAAFLKQKPLEADRKAVAAVRKEALVERDGKAAVFVFDGKTVKLTAVSKGRDLGDSIEVNGVKSGDRVVLKPADKLRDGAAAVQAAKK, from the coding sequence GTGGCACAAGCTGATCTGGCAAAACTGAGTCTCAACAAGGGCGCAACACCTGCGGCGACGCTGGCGGCGCGGCGGCGGCGCAAGTGGATCAAATGGGGATTTGGTGCCGGGGTGGTTGCGCTGGTCGTCGCCCTGCTGGCGTTGCGCAGCGCCAACGCACCGGCGGAGGTGGAGCTGGGAACCGTCACGACGGCCTTCCCGACCCAAGCCTACACGCTGCTCAACGCCACTGGCCGCGTGGTGGCCGCGCGCAAGGCGGCCGTTTCGACCAAGGCGACCGGCCGGCTGGAATTTCTGGGCGTGCAGGAAGGCAGCGTAGTGAAGGCCGGGCAGGTGCTGGCGCGGCTGGAAGCGCTCGACGTCTCCGCCAACCGTGACCAGGCGCGCGCCGGCGTCGCCGCAGCCAAGGCCAATCTCGAGCAGGGCAAGGCCGAGTTGGTGGACGCGGAAGCCAACTACCGCCGAACCGACGATCTGTTCAGGAAAAACTTCGTCTCTGCCGCCCAGCTCGACACCGCGAGGGCGCGGCTGGATCGCGCCAAGGCGAGCATGGTCAGTCTCGACGCCGCCATCGGCGTCGCTGATGCGCAGACGCGGGCCGCCACGGTGTCAGTCGAACAGACGCTGATCCGCGCGCCGTTCGACGGTGTGGTGCTGACCAAGAACGCCAACGTCGGCGACATCATCACGCCGTTCTCGTCCGCTGCCGATTCCAAGGGCGCGGTGGTGACGATGGCCGACATGAGCACGCTCGAAGTGGAGGTGGACGTCACCGAAGCCAGCATCGGCAAGGTGGTGGTGGGCGGCCCCTGCGAGATCACGCTGGATGCGCTGCCCGAGGTGCGGCTGCTGGGAGAGGTCTCGCGCATCGTGCCGACGGTGGACCGGGCCAAGGCGACCGTGCTGGTGAAGGTGGCGTTTGTCGAACGCGATCCGCGCACCCTGCCAGACATGAGCGCCAAAGCCGCGTTCCTCAAGCAGAAGCCACTGGAAGCCGACCGCAAAGCAGTGGCTGCGGTGCGCAAGGAAGCGCTGGTCGAGCGCGACGGCAAGGCGGCGGTATTCGTGTTCGACGGCAAGACCGTGAAGCTGACCGCCGTCAGCAAGGGCCGCGACCTGGGCGACAGCATTGAAGTGAACGGCGTCAAGAGCGGTGACCGCGTGGTGCTGAAACCCGCCGACAAGCTGCGCGATGGCGCCGCCGCAGTGCAGGCGGCAAAGAAGTGA
- a CDS encoding ABC transporter ATP-binding protein: MSDGAVSPAEAAAAPPLVRIRNLSKHYTRGDQDVPVLTDISLDIPAGDFLALMGPSGSGKSTLLNLIAGIDKPSGGELTVGGLDIAELTEAELADWRAANVGFVFQFYNLMPVLTALENVELPLMLTDLSRRERQERALLALSLVGLSDRVDHYPNELSGGQQQRVAIARALITDPTLIVADEPTGDLDKRSAADVLALLQQLNREMGKTIIMVTHDPGAVKAATHVTHLEKGELLGTELVAAGD, from the coding sequence GTGAGCGACGGCGCAGTCAGCCCGGCAGAGGCGGCGGCGGCGCCACCGCTGGTGCGCATCCGCAACCTGAGCAAGCACTACACGCGCGGCGATCAGGACGTGCCAGTGCTGACCGACATCTCGCTCGACATTCCTGCCGGCGACTTTCTCGCGCTGATGGGCCCTTCCGGCTCTGGCAAGTCAACGCTGCTGAACCTGATCGCCGGCATCGACAAGCCGAGCGGCGGCGAGTTGACTGTCGGCGGGCTCGACATCGCCGAACTGACTGAGGCCGAGCTGGCGGACTGGCGGGCGGCGAACGTTGGCTTTGTATTCCAGTTCTACAACCTGATGCCAGTACTCACGGCGCTGGAGAACGTTGAACTACCGCTGATGCTGACCGATCTGTCGCGCCGCGAGCGACAGGAACGTGCGTTGCTGGCGCTGTCGCTGGTCGGCCTCAGCGACCGTGTCGATCACTACCCCAATGAGCTCTCGGGCGGCCAGCAGCAGCGTGTCGCCATTGCCCGGGCGCTGATCACCGACCCGACGCTGATCGTGGCTGACGAACCCACTGGTGACCTCGACAAGCGCAGCGCCGCCGACGTGCTGGCGCTGTTGCAGCAGCTCAACCGCGAGATGGGCAAGACCATCATCATGGTCACCCACGATCCCGGCGCGGTGAAGGCGGCCACCCACGTCACGCACCTTGAAAAGGGCGAGCTGCTGGGCACCGAGCTGGTTGCGGCTGGCGATTGA
- a CDS encoding ABC transporter permease: MMLFKLILKNIFRARLRSLLTIVGLVIAVIAFGLLRTVVDAWYAGSDMASANRLVTRNSISLTFTLPTYYTERIRAVDGVTQISASNWFAGIYLEPKNFFPQFAVTVPVFFDLYPEFLLPPEQMQAMLRDRTGCIIGRALAESYGWKIGDKIPLQGTIYPGTWEFTVRGIFDARDDTTVTRQMYFHWDYLNERVKQSFPRAADRAGVFVVGIKDGQRAAELSAAIDNEFKNSIAETLTETEKAFQLGFVAQSEAIVGAIRIVSFVVIIIILAVVANTMAMTVRERISEYATLKALGFGPSFVVSLIFGESLCLTLLGGLLGIALSFPVIATFKSLIGTIFPVFRLSQETLWWQLGAVIFVGVLAAILPAIRSARIRIVDGLRHVA, translated from the coding sequence ATCATGCTGTTCAAACTGATCCTGAAGAACATCTTCCGCGCGCGGCTGCGCAGCCTGCTGACCATTGTCGGGCTGGTCATCGCGGTGATTGCCTTCGGTCTGCTGCGCACTGTAGTGGATGCCTGGTACGCGGGCTCGGATATGGCCTCCGCGAATCGCCTGGTCACGCGCAACTCGATATCGCTCACCTTTACGCTGCCCACCTACTACACCGAACGCATCCGTGCGGTCGACGGTGTGACACAAATCTCGGCCAGCAACTGGTTCGCTGGCATCTATCTGGAACCGAAGAATTTCTTTCCGCAGTTCGCCGTCACCGTCCCGGTGTTCTTCGATCTGTACCCCGAGTTTCTGTTGCCGCCAGAGCAGATGCAGGCGATGCTGCGCGACCGTACCGGCTGCATCATCGGTCGCGCGCTGGCCGAAAGCTACGGCTGGAAGATCGGTGACAAGATCCCGCTGCAAGGCACGATCTACCCGGGCACCTGGGAATTCACCGTGCGCGGCATTTTCGACGCGCGCGACGACACTACGGTGACACGGCAGATGTACTTCCACTGGGACTATCTGAACGAGCGAGTCAAGCAGAGCTTCCCCCGGGCTGCGGACCGCGCCGGTGTGTTCGTCGTCGGCATCAAGGACGGCCAGCGCGCCGCAGAGCTGAGCGCAGCCATCGACAATGAGTTCAAAAACTCGATCGCCGAGACATTGACCGAGACGGAAAAGGCATTCCAGCTCGGCTTTGTCGCGCAGTCCGAGGCCATCGTCGGCGCCATCCGGATCGTCAGCTTCGTGGTGATCATCATCATCCTGGCCGTAGTGGCGAACACCATGGCGATGACCGTTCGCGAACGCATCAGCGAGTACGCCACGCTGAAGGCGCTCGGCTTCGGGCCTAGCTTCGTGGTGTCCCTGATTTTTGGCGAATCGCTCTGCCTCACCTTGCTCGGCGGCTTACTCGGCATCGCGCTGAGCTTTCCGGTGATCGCCACCTTCAAGAGCCTGATCGGCACCATCTTCCCGGTATTCAGGCTGTCGCAGGAGACGCTCTGGTGGCAGCTTGGTGCGGTGATCTTCGTGGGCGTGCTGGCAGCCATCCTTCCGGCGATCCGCTCGGCCCGCATCCGCATCGTGGATGGCCTGCGCCACGTCGCGTAG
- a CDS encoding ABC transporter permease, whose amino-acid sequence MKIPFSYILRNLWTRRLTTALTAGGMALVVFVFAAVLMLDAGLRKTLVATGSADNVILLRQGVQTEIQSGVSREQAALVETNPAVARDQRGEPMVSKEIVVLIGAPKKGDTKPQNVIVRGLTVAGISLRPQVKLIEGRWYQPGASEIVVGRSVNTGFEGMELGQSTRFAGRDWRIVGVFDGGASGFDSEAWGDVEQLGQAFRRFGYSSVIARMTDRGQYERLKADIETDVRLKLDVKIEPLFYEEQSKALSTFLSILGLALSLIFSIGAIIGAAITMYAAVSNRIGEIGTLRALGFRRTSILSAFLLESMLLALLGGAVGLAFASFLQLFTVSTLNFASFSQLSFGFHLTPAIVVQSTVFSLVMGVIGGFLPSVRAARMEIVDALRAG is encoded by the coding sequence ATGAAAATCCCCTTCAGCTACATCCTGCGCAACCTGTGGACACGGCGCCTGACCACCGCCCTGACCGCTGGCGGCATGGCGCTGGTGGTGTTCGTGTTCGCTGCCGTTCTGATGCTCGACGCGGGTTTGCGCAAGACCCTGGTCGCCACCGGCAGCGCCGACAATGTGATCCTGCTGCGCCAGGGCGTGCAGACCGAAATCCAGAGCGGCGTCAGCCGCGAGCAGGCGGCACTGGTGGAGACCAATCCCGCAGTGGCGCGCGACCAGCGCGGCGAGCCAATGGTGTCGAAGGAAATCGTGGTGCTGATCGGAGCACCGAAAAAAGGTGACACCAAGCCGCAGAACGTGATCGTGCGCGGCCTCACGGTGGCCGGTATCAGCCTGCGGCCGCAGGTGAAGTTGATTGAAGGCCGCTGGTACCAGCCGGGGGCGAGCGAAATCGTGGTCGGCCGCAGCGTCAACACCGGCTTCGAAGGCATGGAACTCGGCCAGAGCACCCGCTTCGCCGGGCGCGACTGGCGAATCGTGGGCGTCTTCGATGGCGGTGCCTCAGGCTTTGACTCGGAGGCGTGGGGGGACGTCGAACAGCTCGGTCAGGCGTTCCGTCGCTTTGGCTACTCCAGCGTGATTGCGCGAATGACGGACCGCGGCCAGTACGAACGTCTGAAGGCAGATATCGAGACTGATGTCCGGTTGAAGCTGGACGTCAAGATCGAGCCTCTTTTCTACGAGGAGCAGAGCAAGGCGCTATCGACCTTTCTCTCCATTCTGGGTCTCGCGCTGTCGCTGATCTTCTCGATCGGCGCCATCATCGGCGCCGCGATCACCATGTACGCCGCCGTGTCGAACCGTATCGGCGAAATCGGCACGCTGCGCGCGCTGGGATTTCGGCGCACGTCAATCCTCTCGGCCTTTCTTCTCGAATCGATGCTGCTGGCGCTACTCGGCGGCGCCGTGGGTCTGGCCTTTGCGTCCTTCCTGCAGCTTTTCACGGTGTCGACACTGAATTTCGCGTCGTTCTCGCAGCTTTCGTTCGGTTTTCACCTGACGCCGGCGATCGTGGTGCAATCCACGGTGTTTTCGTTGGTGATGGGCGTCATCGGCGGCTTTCTGCCCAGCGTTCGTGCCGCGCGCATGGAAATCGTGGATGCCCTGCGCGCGGGCTAG
- a CDS encoding M16 family metallopeptidase produces the protein MAAPPAAAFDVGPVVEGISEYTLKSNGLRVLLFPDASNPKVTVNITYLVGSRHEGYGETGMAHLLEHMLFKSTPKYPKLWQDMANRGFINNGTTWLDRTNYYESFAASDDNLKWALEMEADRMVHSNILREELDTEMTVVRNEFEMGENRPQWALYQKVFATAFMWHNYGNSTIGNRSDIENVGIDNLRAFYRTYYQPDNAVLLVAGKIDSAKTLAWIADYFGKVARPTRKLPKLWTVEPTQDGEREVTVRRVGDSQILFPAYRVPAAAHPDAAAIQVLMALMTSEPAGRLYQALVKSKLAVSVDNESDLMFDPTLVGFWVTLNKSQSVDKAREAMLATIESATRKPFTQAELDRVKLQYAKSYDQTIADSGRFAVALSEAVAIGDWRFYFYQRDRIGKVTLADVERVAKAYFKPQNRTLGRFLATDKPDRAEMPPAPELGTLLAGYRGDDSMADGEAFEPSAANIDKRSERFTLANGMKVVLLPKKTRGGTVQLAIRIGYGDEKSRAGKSAVDELASALLMRGAQGLDRQQIRDRLDALRASGGLGLGGGSFQTKKAHVNDLIAFIAQTYRTATFPADELELVRKEAITALEESAKDPESVAFTAMERHFSHYPRGDVRYVPTVAEHIAELKAVTREQVLRYAAAMRGLSAAEIAIVGDFDTASVKTALAAAFGGSKLPAPFTRVNREHRSVVAKVEKIATPDKENATFVARVAFPLQDKAADYPALVLADFIVGGSAGARLFQRVREKEGLSYDVFSTLAVPTFSNAASWTFGYIANPQNAARAEAALKDELQKLLAGNALTDEEFNAQRQSLLDQRLVRRSQDATLAAQLVTLADADRTFTFVADLEGRIARLTRADFDATLRKYLRMPELSSFVAGDFSKVK, from the coding sequence ATGGCGGCCCCTCCCGCTGCCGCGTTTGACGTCGGCCCGGTGGTGGAAGGCATCAGCGAATACACGCTGAAGTCCAACGGGCTTCGGGTACTGCTGTTTCCCGACGCCTCCAATCCGAAGGTCACTGTCAACATCACCTATCTCGTCGGTTCCCGGCACGAGGGCTATGGCGAGACTGGTATGGCGCATCTGCTCGAGCACATGCTGTTCAAGTCAACGCCGAAATACCCGAAACTCTGGCAGGACATGGCCAATCGTGGTTTCATCAACAACGGCACCACCTGGCTTGATCGCACCAACTACTACGAGAGCTTTGCCGCCAGTGACGACAACCTGAAGTGGGCGCTGGAGATGGAGGCCGATCGCATGGTCCACTCCAACATCCTGCGCGAAGAGCTCGACACCGAAATGACGGTGGTCCGCAACGAGTTCGAGATGGGTGAAAACCGGCCACAGTGGGCGCTGTACCAGAAGGTTTTTGCCACGGCGTTCATGTGGCACAACTACGGCAATTCCACCATCGGCAACCGCAGCGATATCGAAAACGTCGGTATCGATAATCTGCGCGCCTTCTACCGCACTTACTATCAGCCGGACAACGCCGTGCTGCTGGTGGCGGGCAAGATTGACAGCGCCAAGACGCTGGCCTGGATTGCTGACTACTTCGGCAAGGTGGCCCGCCCGACTCGGAAATTGCCCAAACTGTGGACAGTCGAGCCCACCCAGGACGGCGAGCGCGAAGTGACCGTGCGCCGGGTTGGCGACAGCCAGATCCTGTTCCCGGCCTACCGTGTCCCCGCCGCTGCCCACCCCGATGCGGCGGCGATCCAGGTGCTGATGGCACTGATGACGTCCGAGCCGGCAGGGCGGCTCTACCAAGCGTTGGTCAAATCGAAACTGGCGGTATCGGTTGATAACGAAAGCGACCTCATGTTCGACCCGACGCTGGTCGGCTTCTGGGTCACGTTGAACAAATCGCAATCAGTTGATAAAGCGCGCGAGGCAATGCTCGCCACCATTGAATCGGCAACGCGCAAACCGTTTACCCAGGCCGAGCTCGACCGCGTGAAGTTGCAATACGCCAAGAGTTACGACCAGACGATCGCCGACAGCGGGCGTTTCGCCGTTGCCTTGTCGGAGGCGGTAGCGATTGGCGACTGGCGTTTCTACTTCTACCAGCGTGACCGTATTGGCAAGGTCACACTGGCCGATGTCGAGCGGGTCGCCAAGGCCTATTTCAAGCCACAGAACCGCACGCTGGGCCGCTTCCTCGCCACTGACAAACCTGATCGCGCCGAAATGCCGCCGGCGCCGGAACTTGGCACCCTGCTCGCCGGCTATCGCGGCGATGACAGCATGGCCGACGGCGAAGCCTTTGAACCGAGTGCGGCAAACATCGACAAGCGCAGCGAGCGCTTCACGCTGGCCAACGGCATGAAGGTGGTGTTGCTGCCGAAGAAAACGCGCGGCGGTACCGTGCAGCTCGCGATCCGCATCGGCTACGGCGACGAAAAGTCACGCGCCGGCAAGTCGGCTGTTGACGAGCTGGCCAGCGCGCTCTTGATGCGTGGCGCGCAAGGGCTGGACCGCCAGCAGATCCGCGACCGTCTCGACGCGCTCCGCGCCAGCGGCGGCCTCGGTCTTGGCGGCGGCTCGTTCCAGACCAAGAAAGCACACGTCAACGATCTCATCGCTTTCATCGCACAGACCTACCGCACGGCGACCTTCCCCGCTGACGAGCTGGAGCTGGTTCGCAAGGAAGCCATCACTGCCCTGGAAGAATCCGCCAAGGATCCGGAGAGCGTTGCCTTTACTGCGATGGAGCGTCACTTTTCGCATTACCCGCGTGGCGATGTTCGCTATGTGCCAACGGTGGCTGAACACATTGCCGAGCTCAAGGCGGTCACCCGCGAACAAGTGCTGCGTTACGCCGCCGCGATGCGCGGGTTGTCGGCCGCCGAGATCGCAATCGTTGGCGATTTCGACACCGCAAGCGTCAAGACCGCACTGGCTGCTGCGTTCGGCGGCAGCAAACTACCAGCACCGTTCACCCGGGTCAATCGCGAGCATCGCTCCGTGGTTGCCAAGGTCGAGAAGATCGCCACTCCGGACAAGGAAAACGCCACGTTTGTGGCGCGTGTCGCCTTCCCGTTGCAGGACAAGGCCGCAGACTACCCGGCGCTGGTGCTGGCGGATTTCATTGTTGGCGGGTCCGCAGGTGCGCGGTTGTTTCAGCGCGTGCGTGAAAAGGAGGGTCTGAGCTACGACGTCTTCAGTACGCTCGCGGTACCGACCTTCTCGAATGCAGCGAGCTGGACGTTCGGCTACATCGCCAATCCGCAAAACGCAGCCAGGGCCGAAGCCGCGCTGAAGGACGAGCTGCAGAAGCTGCTGGCCGGCAACGCGCTCACCGACGAGGAGTTCAACGCCCAGCGTCAGTCACTGCTCGACCAGCGGCTGGTACGCCGCTCGCAGGACGCCACGCTGGCGGCGCAGCTGGTGACGCTGGCTGACGCTGATCGCACGTTCACTTTCGTCGCCGACCTCGAGGGTCGTATCGCCAGGCTCACCCGTGCCGATTTCGATGCCACGCTGCGCAAGTATCTGCGCATGCCCGAGCTGTCGTCGTTTGTTGCTGGGGATTTCTCGAAGGTTAAGTAA
- a CDS encoding ABCB family ABC transporter ATP-binding protein/permease, with the protein MSRRHPTVPPGDPLPPGAPRPNPIRLLVPYLAQYKARIAVAMTCLLLAKVAHVTVPMVLKWIVDDLSAASIGKAVVVVPFLLLLAYGLARFSVTLLTELREFFFAKVTQRAVRRIALETFEHLHRLSLRFHLARQTGGLTRDIERGTRGITSLMSFVLFSILPTLVEFALVCGVLAWNYDWTFVTITLITLVGYIAYTIFVTEWRTTFRKEMNELDSKANSKAIDSLLNYETVKYFGNERFEADRYDESLQRWERAAVRSQTSLSLLNLGQSLFIAAGATLVMWRAIEGVIAGRMTVGDLVLVNAFLIQLYVPLNFLGVIYREIRQSMTDMGRMFSLMAEHQEVADRPGAVALGADAPPAGDVVFDNVHFSYESDRSILHGVNFHVPAGQTFAVVGPSGGGKSTLARLLFRFYDVTVGSIRVDGRDIRDYTQASLRAAIGIVPQDTVLFNDTLGYNLSYGMPSASEAQLQAAIRAARLDDFIARLPKGLETTVGERGLKLSGGEKQRVAIARALLKNPAILIFDEATSALDSESEKAIQAEIRAVSRERTTLIIAHRLSTIVDADCILVMDTGGIAERGTHAELLAAQGLYARLWALQAEHAGV; encoded by the coding sequence GTGAGCAGGCGCCACCCCACAGTGCCACCCGGCGACCCGCTGCCGCCCGGCGCGCCGCGCCCCAACCCCATCCGCTTGCTGGTGCCCTACCTGGCCCAGTACAAGGCCCGCATCGCGGTGGCGATGACCTGCCTGCTGCTGGCCAAGGTCGCACACGTGACAGTGCCGATGGTGCTGAAGTGGATCGTCGATGACCTGAGTGCTGCAAGCATTGGCAAGGCGGTTGTCGTGGTGCCGTTCTTGTTGTTGCTGGCTTACGGTCTGGCGCGGTTTTCGGTCACGCTGCTGACCGAACTGCGCGAGTTCTTTTTCGCCAAGGTGACGCAGCGGGCCGTCCGCCGCATCGCGCTGGAGACATTTGAACATTTGCACCGGCTGTCGCTGCGTTTTCATCTGGCGCGGCAGACTGGTGGCCTGACCCGCGACATCGAGCGTGGCACACGCGGCATCACCTCGCTGATGAGCTTTGTGCTGTTCTCCATTCTGCCAACGCTGGTGGAGTTTGCGCTGGTTTGCGGCGTGCTGGCGTGGAACTATGACTGGACGTTTGTCACCATCACCCTGATCACGCTGGTGGGCTACATCGCCTACACCATCTTTGTCACCGAATGGCGCACCACCTTTCGCAAGGAGATGAATGAGCTCGACTCGAAAGCCAATTCAAAGGCGATCGACAGTCTGCTCAACTACGAAACGGTCAAATACTTCGGCAACGAACGCTTCGAGGCAGACCGCTATGACGAGAGCCTGCAACGCTGGGAGCGGGCGGCCGTTCGCTCACAAACTTCGCTGTCGCTGCTCAACCTCGGGCAAAGCCTGTTCATCGCTGCTGGCGCCACGCTGGTGATGTGGCGGGCGATTGAGGGCGTTATCGCCGGTCGCATGACGGTGGGTGATCTGGTGCTGGTCAATGCCTTCCTGATCCAGCTCTACGTCCCGCTCAACTTTCTGGGTGTCATCTATCGCGAAATTCGGCAATCGATGACCGACATGGGGCGCATGTTCAGCCTGATGGCCGAGCATCAGGAAGTTGCCGATCGCCCCGGTGCGGTAGCGCTCGGTGCCGATGCGCCACCGGCAGGCGATGTGGTGTTCGACAACGTGCACTTTTCCTATGAGAGTGATCGCAGCATCCTGCACGGCGTCAACTTTCACGTGCCAGCCGGGCAAACGTTTGCCGTGGTTGGCCCCAGCGGGGGTGGCAAGAGCACGCTGGCGCGGCTGCTGTTCCGCTTCTATGACGTCACTGTCGGCAGCATTCGCGTTGACGGGCGCGACATTCGCGACTACACCCAAGCCAGTCTGCGAGCCGCCATCGGCATTGTCCCGCAGGACACCGTGCTGTTCAACGATACGCTCGGCTACAACCTGAGTTACGGCATGCCGTCAGCGAGCGAGGCCCAGTTGCAGGCGGCGATTCGCGCGGCGCGACTCGACGACTTCATTGCCCGGCTGCCCAAGGGGCTGGAAACGACAGTGGGCGAACGCGGCCTGAAACTCTCTGGTGGCGAAAAGCAGCGGGTAGCAATTGCCCGAGCGCTACTCAAGAACCCCGCCATCCTGATCTTCGACGAGGCGACATCGGCGCTCGATTCCGAAAGCGAAAAGGCGATTCAGGCCGAGATCCGCGCGGTCAGCCGTGAGCGCACCACATTGATCATTGCTCACCGGCTGTCCACCATTGTCGACGCCGACTGCATATTGGTCATGGATACAGGTGGCATCGCCGAGCGTGGTACGCACGCCGAACTGCTTGCCGCACAAGGGCTCTACGCACGCCTTTGGGCGCTGCAGGCCGAGCACGCCGGCGTCTGA